In Halomonas alkalicola, the following proteins share a genomic window:
- the rsmD gene encoding 16S rRNA (guanine(966)-N(2))-methyltransferase RsmD, with protein MTRRPSPPRRSGRPTGGQPGGKSAGRRVAGRLRIIGGDYRRRLLPVLDSPGLRPTPDRVRETLFNWLAAALPGARVLDLFAGTGALGLEALSRGAGDATFVERDARVAGQLGENLATLGAMERGRVVTADATAFLAGPPTPCSLVFLDPPFRQGLAEPCCAALEAGWLAEDAFIYLECEAGLTPVVPATWRLHREVRAGDSHGRLYRRATTPQSN; from the coding sequence ATGACACGACGCCCATCACCCCCCCGCCGCTCCGGCAGGCCCACCGGCGGCCAGCCAGGCGGCAAGAGCGCCGGCCGCCGGGTCGCCGGCCGCCTGAGGATCATCGGCGGCGACTACCGCCGCCGGCTGCTGCCGGTGCTCGACAGCCCCGGCCTGCGCCCCACCCCGGACCGGGTCCGCGAGACCCTCTTCAACTGGCTCGCCGCCGCCCTGCCCGGCGCCCGGGTGCTGGACCTCTTCGCCGGCACCGGGGCGCTGGGCCTGGAGGCGCTCTCCCGCGGCGCCGGCGACGCCACCTTCGTGGAGCGCGACGCCCGGGTGGCCGGGCAGCTCGGCGAGAATCTGGCGACCCTGGGCGCCATGGAGCGAGGCCGGGTGGTCACCGCCGATGCCACCGCCTTCCTGGCCGGACCGCCGACGCCCTGCTCGCTGGTGTTTCTCGACCCGCCCTTTCGCCAGGGGCTCGCCGAGCCCTGCTGTGCGGCCCTGGAGGCAGGCTGGCTTGCGGAGGACGCCTTCATCTACCTGGAGTGCGAGGCGGGCCTGACACCGGTCGTGCCGGCCACCTGGCGGCTGCACCGCGAGGTGCGCGCCGGCGACAGCCACGGGCGGCTCTACCGCCGCGCGACAACTCCACAATCCAACTAG